One Methanobacterium sp. DNA window includes the following coding sequences:
- the thpR gene encoding RNA 2',3'-cyclic phosphodiesterase has protein sequence MRVFLAVEIDEKLLGKIAAVQKQFSESEAPVKYVETENLHYTLKFFGEIDKKKAKDIIKVVENKIQDYKPFEVNIKKSGAFPSEKYIRVLWLGMEDIEQFSTLQKDLDTEFINMGFKKERSYIPHLTIGRVKGAGNKEELLSKLKELEDVEIGEMVINKLVLKKSDLTPLGPIYTTLKEFDLK, from the coding sequence ATGAGAGTATTTTTAGCCGTAGAAATTGATGAAAAACTTCTTGGTAAGATAGCAGCCGTACAAAAACAGTTTTCAGAATCTGAAGCGCCTGTAAAATATGTTGAAACCGAAAATTTGCATTATACGCTTAAATTTTTCGGTGAAATAGATAAAAAAAAGGCTAAAGACATCATTAAAGTAGTAGAAAACAAAATACAAGATTATAAACCATTTGAAGTTAATATCAAAAAATCAGGGGCATTCCCAAGTGAAAAATATATACGAGTGCTCTGGCTGGGAATGGAAGATATTGAACAGTTTTCAACTCTTCAAAAAGATTTAGACACTGAATTTATAAATATGGGCTTTAAAAAAGAGAGAAGTTACATTCCACATCTTACAATAGGTCGTGTTAAAGGAGCAGGAAATAAAGAAGAGCTCTTATCAAAACTTAAAGAATTAGAAGATGTGGAAATAGGAGAAATGGTTATAAATAAGCTTGTTTTAAAGAAAAGCGATTTAACACCTCTTGGACCTATTTATACTACATTAAAAGAGT
- a CDS encoding 3-dehydroquinate synthase II, translating into MKFAWIMAEGTDWDQKKGIITTALESGIDHAVDFENVTEIMKLGNIKIISDSDEAEIVLVGKNGEGDGTLKIPENLSESKDLAAITGFKRKGKKVASYIEIISKKHEELAREVGRVADYVILVGSDWKIIPLENIIADLQNEDVKLIAAVPDYDEAKLALETLEHGTDGILLYTSDIHQIKKVAALLEKIESENYELKAATVTTIKPVGSGDRVCIDTCSMMNVGEGMLIGSYSKGLFLVHSESLESEYVASRPFRVNAGPVHAYVMTPNNKTKYLSEIETGDELLTVDKDGNTKTTVAGRVKIEKRPLMLIEAEYDGIKLKTLLQNAETIRLVGEDGTPISVADIKVGDKVMIYLDKGARHFGMSIEESIIEK; encoded by the coding sequence ATGAAATTTGCATGGATCATGGCAGAAGGCACCGATTGGGACCAAAAAAAGGGAATTATCACTACGGCACTGGAATCAGGAATAGATCATGCTGTGGATTTTGAAAATGTCACTGAAATAATGAAATTGGGCAATATTAAAATCATTTCAGACAGTGATGAGGCGGAAATAGTCCTTGTAGGAAAAAACGGCGAAGGCGACGGCACACTGAAAATACCTGAAAATTTATCAGAATCAAAAGATTTAGCAGCTATTACTGGTTTTAAAAGAAAAGGGAAAAAAGTTGCATCATATATTGAGATTATAAGCAAGAAACATGAAGAACTTGCCAGAGAAGTGGGCAGGGTTGCTGATTATGTGATCCTGGTTGGAAGTGACTGGAAAATAATTCCACTTGAAAACATCATCGCTGACTTACAGAATGAAGATGTTAAATTAATTGCTGCAGTTCCAGATTATGATGAAGCTAAACTCGCTCTTGAAACATTAGAACATGGTACTGATGGTATATTACTCTATACTTCAGATATTCATCAAATTAAAAAGGTAGCAGCTTTACTGGAAAAAATAGAATCTGAAAACTATGAATTGAAAGCTGCAACAGTAACCACTATAAAACCTGTGGGATCAGGAGATAGGGTTTGTATTGACACATGTTCGATGATGAACGTAGGTGAAGGAATGCTCATAGGATCTTACTCCAAAGGTTTGTTCCTTGTTCATAGCGAGTCTCTTGAAAGTGAATATGTAGCATCACGTCCATTTAGAGTAAATGCAGGGCCAGTTCATGCATATGTAATGACTCCTAATAACAAAACTAAATATCTTTCAGAAATAGAAACAGGAGACGAGCTTTTAACAGTAGATAAGGATGGAAATACAAAAACTACTGTTGCAGGGCGCGTTAAAATTGAAAAACGGCCACTAATGCTTATTGAAGCTGAATATGATGGTATCAAATTAAAAACATTACTTCAAAATGCTGAAACCATACGACTTGTTGGAGAAGATGGAACTCCCATATCAGTAGCAGACATTAAAGTAGGCGATAAAGTAATGATTTATTTAGATAAAGGTGCAAGACATTTTGGAATGTCTATTGAAGAAAGTATCATTGAAAAATAA
- a CDS encoding class I fructose-bisphosphate aldolase family protein, giving the protein MIGKKIRIERIINRKTGRTVIVPVDHGVSIGPVKGIENMCETIDEVASGGANAVIMHKGMVDNGHRGYGTDIGLIIHLSASTSLGPDPDHKVLVTTVEKAMKIGADAVSVHVNVGSDMEPEMLQTLGLTSEICDEWGMPLIAMMYPRGEKIKDEHDVEVVKLAARAGAELGADIIKTNYTGDPETFREVVGGCQVPVVIAGGPKVETNEQLLTMVKNAVNVGGAGVAIGRNIFQAASSRKTTRAIAEIVHNNMDVQDALKIIED; this is encoded by the coding sequence ATGATTGGTAAAAAGATTAGAATTGAAAGAATAATAAACAGAAAGACAGGAAGAACGGTAATTGTTCCTGTAGATCATGGAGTATCTATAGGGCCAGTTAAAGGAATAGAAAATATGTGTGAAACCATTGATGAAGTGGCAAGTGGAGGAGCAAATGCAGTTATAATGCATAAAGGAATGGTAGACAATGGTCACAGAGGATATGGCACAGATATAGGACTTATTATTCATTTATCAGCAAGTACATCATTAGGGCCTGACCCAGATCATAAGGTTCTGGTTACAACAGTTGAAAAAGCCATGAAAATAGGTGCAGATGCTGTTTCAGTACATGTAAACGTTGGATCTGACATGGAACCAGAAATGCTTCAAACATTAGGATTAACTTCAGAAATTTGTGATGAATGGGGAATGCCTTTAATTGCAATGATGTACCCTCGAGGCGAAAAAATTAAGGATGAACACGATGTAGAAGTGGTAAAACTTGCAGCAAGAGCTGGAGCAGAGCTTGGGGCAGATATAATTAAAACTAATTATACTGGAGACCCTGAAACCTTCAGAGAAGTAGTTGGAGGGTGCCAGGTTCCTGTGGTAATTGCAGGCGGTCCTAAAGTTGAAACAAACGAACAACTCCTAACAATGGTTAAAAACGCTGTCAATGTTGGAGGGGCAGGTGTTGCTATTGGAAGAAACATTTTCCAGGCAGCATCCTCAAGAAAAACCACAAGAGCAATTGCAGAGATAGTTCACAACAACATGGATGTACAAGACGCATTAAAAATAATTGAAGATTAA
- a CDS encoding methyltransferase domain-containing protein, translating to MIKVVYDIKVYREALKDIIKSEDIVVELGCHVGNSTKIISKLAPKGKIIAIDNSPESVKKMEALVSEYTNVEFRKADVRLHETLEDILKKIKTCDVLSVDLGGGYHPDTTFKVFFIWASSLKPRETIIRNRGLLDFIHSSKTEEIIKSKYGWLESSGKDGVPPGLKEFTLWSSKIK from the coding sequence ATGATAAAAGTGGTCTATGATATTAAAGTATATAGGGAAGCTTTAAAAGATATTATAAAAAGCGAAGATATCGTGGTTGAACTGGGATGTCATGTGGGAAATTCCACAAAAATTATCTCTAAACTAGCCCCAAAAGGTAAAATCATTGCTATTGATAACAGTCCAGAATCAGTTAAAAAGATGGAAGCTTTAGTTAGCGAATATACTAATGTAGAGTTTAGGAAAGCTGATGTAAGACTTCATGAAACATTAGAAGATATTCTAAAAAAAATAAAGACATGTGATGTACTTTCTGTAGATCTGGGAGGGGGTTATCATCCAGATACAACTTTTAAGGTTTTTTTCATTTGGGCATCAAGTTTAAAACCCCGAGAAACAATAATAAGAAATAGAGGTCTACTTGACTTCATACATTCATCGAAAACAGAGGAAATAATAAAATCTAAATACGGATGGTTGGAATCATCAGGCAAGGACGGTGTCCCGCCAGGATTAAAAGAATTCACGCTCTGGTCATCTAAAATTAAGTAG
- a CDS encoding PRC-barrel domain-containing protein produces the protein MKTSEILGKKVIDKNAYEVGKVHDFDLDTKKWSINGIYVSSGILGSDFRVSIDEVDKIGDFIILKIEKKK, from the coding sequence ATGAAAACATCGGAAATATTAGGTAAAAAAGTAATTGATAAAAATGCATATGAAGTGGGAAAAGTCCATGATTTCGATTTAGACACTAAAAAATGGAGTATTAATGGCATATATGTGTCATCAGGAATTTTAGGGTCTGATTTTAGAGTTTCAATCGATGAAGTAGATAAAATAGGGGATTTCATTATTTTAAAAATTGAAAAGAAAAAATAA
- a CDS encoding NAD(P)/FAD-dependent oxidoreductase encodes MKLYDITVVGAGPAGMMAAIRAGQLGKNVILIERNDTLGKKLKITGSSRCNITNTASLDEFMEKFGKNGAFFRSAFATFSNRRLMSFFKDRGLKLKVEENGRVFPVTDKSRSVIMVLKDYLSENKVKRDYNTRLIKIKKKKDYFSLDLGNDNHIATKKVILATGGVSYPSTGSTGDGFEIAKKLGHKITPLKPGLVPLKASETWIKELQGITLQNVRLTFKYGKKKIISDKGNLIFTHYGISGPLVLDISNEIVSILKNETVSLFIDLKPEMTFPEIEEKLLSEFENRSKTEFKNLMKLFIPNRMIPIFTELLGIDPKKKANQVTKGERNSILNLLKAFPLTITDSLSIDKAMVTCGGVLKKEINPQTMESKIVSGIYFAGEIIDFCAPSGGYNLQEAFSTGYLAGESAAENLD; translated from the coding sequence ATGAAACTTTATGACATAACAGTAGTTGGTGCAGGGCCTGCAGGAATGATGGCAGCAATTAGAGCAGGGCAACTGGGTAAAAACGTGATTTTAATAGAAAGAAATGATACATTAGGTAAAAAACTTAAAATCACAGGTAGCAGCAGATGTAATATCACAAATACTGCATCGTTAGATGAATTTATGGAAAAATTTGGTAAAAATGGAGCTTTTTTTAGATCAGCATTCGCCACTTTCTCAAACAGACGATTAATGTCATTTTTTAAAGATAGAGGATTGAAATTAAAAGTTGAGGAAAATGGACGCGTGTTTCCAGTTACAGATAAATCCAGATCAGTTATAATGGTCTTGAAAGATTATTTATCTGAAAATAAGGTTAAAAGAGACTACAACACCAGATTAATAAAAATTAAAAAGAAAAAAGATTATTTTAGCCTGGATTTAGGAAACGATAATCATATAGCGACAAAAAAAGTTATATTGGCTACTGGAGGAGTTTCATATCCCTCAACAGGTTCCACAGGCGATGGATTTGAAATTGCTAAAAAACTGGGCCATAAAATAACACCATTAAAGCCAGGATTAGTTCCCCTAAAAGCCAGTGAAACATGGATTAAGGAATTACAGGGAATAACACTTCAAAACGTACGTCTCACATTTAAATATGGAAAAAAGAAGATAATTTCAGATAAAGGGAACCTAATTTTTACCCATTATGGAATATCAGGACCACTTGTTTTAGATATTAGTAATGAGATAGTTTCAATTCTTAAAAATGAGACAGTTAGTCTTTTTATTGATCTAAAACCAGAAATGACATTTCCAGAAATTGAAGAGAAGTTGTTAAGTGAGTTTGAAAATAGAAGCAAAACTGAATTTAAGAATTTAATGAAACTTTTCATACCAAACAGAATGATCCCAATCTTTACAGAGTTATTAGGAATAGATCCAAAGAAAAAAGCAAATCAAGTCACTAAAGGAGAAAGAAATTCAATTTTAAATCTATTAAAAGCGTTCCCTTTAACAATAACTGATTCATTATCAATTGATAAAGCAATGGTAACTTGTGGGGGAGTTTTGAAAAAAGAAATCAATCCACAGACAATGGAATCAAAAATAGTTAGTGGTATTTATTTTGCAGGCGAAATTATAGATTTCTGTGCACCAAGTGGAGGATATAATTTACAAGAAGCTTTTTCAACAGGTTATCTCGCTGGTGAGTCAGCTGCAGAGAACTTAGATTAA
- the aspS gene encoding aspartate--tRNA(Asn) ligase, translating into MTDSLGDWRRTHYSKRIDPELSGEEITVIGWIHEIRDLGGIIFLLLRDRDGTIQITAPSKKISKELLDEIRKLRKESVVAFKGIVQESSKAPGGYEIIPNELKLLNESKLPLPLDTTEKVRAEIDTRLDSRYVDLRIPSRSAIFKIKSRMLHSVRNFLEMGEFIEINTPKLVASATEGGTELFPITYFEREAFLGQSPQLYKQMMMATGFDKVFEIAPIFRAEEHDTLRHLNEAISIDLEAAFCNQEDVMNILEGLVHTALGDVAEHCKDELKLLEVDLQIPELPFERVDYDDVVDIVNSKGVNMKHGEDLSRAAEKAIGETMDGYYFITGWPTGIKPFYVMPSEEDPKKSYAFDLMYKDLEISSGAQRVHKYDLLVERIKKQGLNPASFERYLAAFEYGMPPHAGWGLGAERFTMCITGVKNVRETVLFPRDRRRLTP; encoded by the coding sequence TTGACAGATTCATTAGGAGATTGGAGAAGAACTCATTACTCAAAAAGAATAGATCCCGAATTAAGCGGTGAAGAAATAACAGTTATTGGATGGATTCATGAAATAAGAGACCTTGGAGGAATTATATTCCTACTTTTAAGGGATAGGGATGGAACAATACAAATTACAGCTCCAAGTAAGAAAATTTCAAAGGAATTGCTGGATGAAATAAGAAAATTAAGAAAAGAATCTGTAGTTGCATTTAAAGGAATAGTACAGGAATCATCAAAAGCTCCTGGTGGCTATGAAATAATTCCAAATGAATTAAAATTATTAAATGAATCTAAATTGCCTCTGCCATTAGATACAACAGAAAAAGTAAGGGCAGAAATAGACACGCGTTTAGATTCAAGATATGTGGACCTTAGGATACCTTCAAGAAGTGCTATATTTAAAATAAAAAGTAGAATGCTTCATTCTGTTAGAAATTTCCTGGAAATGGGTGAATTCATTGAAATTAACACACCTAAACTAGTTGCATCAGCAACAGAGGGTGGGACTGAATTATTCCCTATTACTTACTTTGAAAGAGAAGCATTCCTTGGACAAAGCCCACAACTCTACAAGCAGATGATGATGGCCACAGGATTCGATAAAGTATTCGAAATAGCACCGATATTTAGAGCAGAAGAGCATGACACATTAAGACATTTAAACGAGGCAATTTCAATAGATCTTGAAGCAGCATTCTGTAATCAAGAAGACGTGATGAACATATTGGAAGGACTTGTGCACACAGCCCTTGGCGATGTTGCAGAACACTGCAAAGATGAATTAAAACTTTTAGAAGTTGATCTACAAATACCTGAGCTTCCATTTGAAAGGGTAGATTATGATGATGTTGTAGACATTGTAAACTCCAAAGGCGTAAACATGAAACATGGTGAAGACCTTTCAAGGGCAGCTGAAAAAGCTATTGGAGAAACTATGGATGGATATTATTTTATAACTGGTTGGCCAACAGGTATCAAGCCTTTTTATGTAATGCCAAGTGAAGAAGATCCTAAAAAGAGTTATGCATTTGATTTAATGTATAAAGACCTTGAAATATCTTCAGGAGCCCAAAGGGTGCATAAATACGATCTCCTGGTTGAAAGAATTAAAAAACAGGGCTTAAATCCTGCATCATTTGAAAGATATCTTGCAGCATTTGAATATGGAATGCCGCCGCATGCAGGTTGGGGACTTGGTGCTGAAAGGTTCACAATGTGTATTACAGGCGTAAAAAATGTAAGAGAAACTGTTTTATTCCCAAGGGATAGGAGACGGTTAACTCCATAA